Part of the Pedobacter roseus genome is shown below.
CGATACATGCCACGAAGATAAGAACTTAATGGTAATTATGGAAAAAAGGTTAAATGTTGATGGGTTGATGGTTTGATAGCTCTTACCTTCAAATTTAGGTTGATGGTTCATGGGCGATGGTTTGATAGCCATGAGGTATAACCCAGCGTGCTATCGACCATGAACAATAAAACTATTAACCATGAACTATCAAACCATCAACCCTAGGCAACTCGGCCATCAACCATGAACTATCAGACCATCAACCCTAGGCAACCCGCCCATCAACCAATGAACAAACCTATCTAGTACGCTGCCGTAAACTGCTCCTGGTGGTGCGCGTTATTTTCAAGCTCATCAGCAATTACGATGGCTAAATCTTCAACAGATAAAATAGAACGGCCTTCTTCGTTAAAAACCGGACTGGTTTTACCTAAGCGGTATTTGCCTGTGCGGCCGGTGGTAATCCCCTGGTGCATTTCAATCGCCGGACTAAAAAACAACCAATCCAATTCTTTTTCCTGTTTTAAGGTATTAAAGTAATCTCTTACTGCAGTTGCTCCTGGTTTATATTCTGCCGGAAAATTTGGTCCATCTACAATCTGGTGCCCGTCAATCTGCAAAGTACCTGCCCCGCCAATAAAAATATAACGTTTAACACCTGCTGCTTTTACCGCTTTCTGTATAGCCTCTGCACCTTGCACCGTATCGTTATATAAATTCGGATTAGTCCAGCCGGCATTAAATGCACTTACCACTGCATCAGCACCTTTTAAAGCTTCAGCCAGTTTTTCTGTATCCAATACATCAGCTGCAACTTTATTTACGCTGCTATCACTGTTTTCAATTTTCGCAGTATCACGTGCAATGGCAGTTACTTCATTTCCACGGTTTACCAGTTCGTTTAAGATGGCTTTACCCACAAAGCCTGATGCTCCAATTAATGCTACTTTCATGTTATTCAATTTTTAATTTATTAATCTATGTTAAATTGTAATAATTTTTATTACAGTTTTAAACAAAAAAATTTTATTTAAACTTTGATGCGAAATCTGCCAATGTCTGCTTCGACAAATTCTCTATCAAAGCATTTTCTGCATCGCTGTAAAGTGAATCTAAATGCTGATTGATCTGTCTGCCAATCGGGCATTTTGGATTCGGTTCATTTTTGCTCTGCCCCAAAACATTATTATTCCTAACCGCACGGTAAACCTCACCCAGATTAATGTCTGCCGCAGCCCGTGCCAGAAACGATCCCCCACCTTTTCCTTCTTTACTTTCTACAAAACCATGTTTACGTAAATTTATGATTTCTTTACGTACTAAAACAGGATTAATGTTAATACTTCCGGCCAGATATTCTGAACTCACCATAGTGCCTTTCGCCTCATTTAATAAGGTTAAGATGTGTAAAGAGACTGGAAACCGGCTGCTGCTCATTCTGTAACTATTTTTATTACAGTACAAAAGTAAGAAGGTTTTATTGAAATCAAAATTTATTTTGCAATTTTTAATAAACGATTCTTCGCTGCGTTTAGGACACAGTGTTTTGCTATTTGACTTTCCATCTGAAAAAAGCCTTTAAATTTCGTACTTTTGCAGCCGAAATGATTTCAATAAATAATTTAACATTCCTGATCGGCTCGAGGGCCTTGTATGATGACGCGAACTGGCACATTAAACCCGGCGACAGAGCAGGCTTAATCGGCGCCAACGGGACAGGAAAATCAACACTTTTAAAAATAATAGTTGGCGAGTATGCGCCGAGTTCGGGTACTGTTTCGATGTCGAAAGACCTTAAAATAGGTTACCTGAACCAGGATTTACTTTCTTACGAATCGCACCATAGCATTTTGCATGTGGCCATGGAGGCTTTTGAGCGCCAAAACCAACTGCACGATGAAATTGAAGAACTGCTAAAAAAAATCGAAACTGATTATAGCGAGGAGGTTTTATTTAAACTGAGCGATAAACAACAGGAATTTGAAGCTTTAGACGGTTATAACATCGAATATAGGGCAAACGAAATCCTGGCCGGTTTGGGTTTTAGCACAGCTGATCAGCTGCGCCCGTTAAATACATTCTCCGGAGGTTGGCGTATGCGGGTAATGCTGGCGAAGATCTTATTGCAAACACCAGATATTCTATTACTGGATGAGCCTACCAACCACATGGATTTACCCTCTATTAAGTGGCTGGAAAACTATTTAATGGGTTTTGAAGGGGCCATTGTGATTGTATCTCACGACAGGTATTTCTTAGATAAAATTGTAAACCGTACGGTCGAATCGCGTAAAGGCAAGTTGAACGTTTATGCGGGTAACTATAGCTTCTATGTAGAAGAAAAGGCTTTACGGGGAGAAATTCAGAAAGGCGAATTTAAAAACCAACAGGCTAAAATCAAACAGGAAGAACGTTTGATAGAGCGTTTCAAAGCCAAGGCTTCGAAGGCAAAAATGGCGCAATCGCGTATGAAAGCTTTAGATAAAATGGAGCGCGTTGATGATGTGGATGATGATAATCCAACAGTAAACTTCGCCTTTAAATTCTCTAAACCATCAGGCAGGCATGTGGTGCGTATTGAACACGCCACTAAAAGCTATCCGAACGTACACATTTTAGATGATGCAGAAGGTGTAATCGAAAAAGGCGATAAAATTGCCTTGATCGGGGCAAACGGTAAAGGTAAATCTACGCTATTGAGGATGATTGCAGGTGCCGAAAAATTTGAGGGTTTTTGCGAAACAGGTCATAATGTTACCACTACTTTCTTTGCACAGCACCAACTGGAATCACTACACTTAAGCAATTCTATTTTAGAGGAGTTACAGGCTTTTGCGCCAAAACATAGCGATACCGAATTGCGTAGTATTTTAGGCTGTTTCCTGTTTACAGGTGATGATGTTTTCAAAAAAATCAAAGTGCTTTCAGGTGGTGAAAAATCGCGTGTGGCACTGGCGAAATCATTAACAACAGATTCGAACTTCCTGATTCTGGATGAGCCAACCAATCACCTGGATATCCAATCAGTTAATATCCTGATCCAGGCTTTACAACAATTTGAAGGTACTTTTATTGCGGTATCACACGATAGGTATTTCCTGGATAATGTGGCCAACAAAATCTGGTTTATCGAAGGCGAAAAAATCAAACAATATCCTGGTACTTATGCCGAATATGAGGAGTGGAACAGCAAACGCATCATTCCTGTGGCTAAACCTATCCCGGTTAAAATGCCGGAAAAACAAAAGGAAGCACCAAAACCGGTTACACCTAATACCGCCAACCAGTTGAAAAAACTGAATGACGAGCTTCAAAAAACAGAAAAACAAATTGCAGAGCTGGAGCAAAATGTTAAAAATATTGAAGCAGAACTGGCGGATGAGAATGTTTATGGTAAAGCCGATAAACTGGCAGAAACCAACAAACGTTATTTAGCTGTTAAGGCCGATCTGGATCAAAATCAGACTAAATGGGAAACGCTGGCGGCTGAAATTATGGAGCTGGAAGGTTAACTTAAGTTAATATAGATATAAAGCCGTCCCGATGTAAAATCGGGACGGCTTTTTTATTTTGCATTTTTTTGCCACGGAGATTAATATTTGGTTATGTCATGCTGAGGTACGAAGCATCTGTTTCATAGGTTGCAGATGCTTCGTGCCTCAGCATTACAGCGTATTCAAGGTTCCGGTGAGCAGAAAAATCACTGCATTTTTGACAATTATTTCCTTCTTAGACAGATCCCTCGGAAACGGTCGGAATGACGACACCCTGCAAAATCCTCCGTTTTAATCCGCGCATCCGTGGCTAAACTTAACAACAGACTTTGCCACTTCCCAATAAAACTTTACTTTTAACCATGCAGAAAATATTAATTCCGGTTTTATTTTTCATCTCTACCCTGGCTTTTGCGCAAAATGCCAACACTTTCACCAACGAGAATAAAATTTATCTTCCAAATATTAAAACAGTGCTTTGCTACAACAGCAATAAGGAACAGAGCATACCGGTAATTATGCTCAACTCATCAGAAACCATTACTTTTTCTTTTGATGACCTGCTCGCCGGAACCCAAAACTATTGGTACACCGTTGAGCACTGTAATGCAGAATGGCAACCTTCGCAGATTTCGAGCATTGATTATTTAGGTAGTTTTAATGACGACCGCATCCTGAATTACCGTTATTCATCCAATACCACCCGAAAATATACACATTACGAAATCAGCTTACCCAACACACAGATCCAGCCTAAAATTGGCGGCAATTATGTGTTAAAAGTTTACCTTGATGGCGACAAAAATAAACCTGTGATTTCGCAACGTTTTTATGTGCTAGATAGTCAGGTGGCCGTGGCAGCAGAAGTTACCAACTCGCTACAGGTCGAAAACAGAAATTACAAACAGAAAATCAATTTCACCATTAACCATACTTTTCCGATCCAAAACCCTTATCAGGACTTAAAAGCGGTGGTGATGCAGAATTTCAATCCCAATACCAGTCAGCTGAATACAAAGCCATCATTTGTACGACCAAACCAATTGGTTTATAACGACCTTAACACCAACGATTTTTGGGGAGACAACGAATTCAGGAAATTTGATACCCGTAGTTTAAGGTACAAAGCCGATAATGTTAAAGATATTTACCGCGATAACGAGTCGGTAAACGTAATGCTTTTTCAGGATGCATCGAGAGCTGTTGGCGCTTTTGCCAACCAGTATGACGAAAACGGAAACTTTTTTATCCGCAATACCGATGGTCGCGACGATAAAACAGAATCAGAATACATGGGCGTGCTGTTTACGCTAAATGCTCCTGCCCCCAGCGCAAACGGAGATACCTACGTGGTGGGCCGCTTTAACAATTACACCATGAGCAACGAAAACAAACTCCTTTATGATGCCAACAGAAAGCAATTTTATGGTAATGTATTGCTCAAACAAGGCCTATACGACTATGAATATGCCTGGTTTAATAAAGATACCAAAGTAATGGAAACCCGGTTTTTCGAAGGCGCATTCTTTCAAACAGAAAACAGTTATCAGATCTTTGTTTACTACCGCCGTCCTGGTGCCCGCTGGGATACCTTGATCGGTTTCACCAATTTAAGCAATAAGGTAACCGACAGAAGATAAGCGCTTTTCTTCAAGCAATATTAATTGTCAGTTTGACTTTTAATGTTACAATACCTACCTTTATTGTTACATTAATTTTCTTT
Proteins encoded:
- a CDS encoding NAD(P)-dependent oxidoreductase gives rise to the protein MKVALIGASGFVGKAILNELVNRGNEVTAIARDTAKIENSDSSVNKVAADVLDTEKLAEALKGADAVVSAFNAGWTNPNLYNDTVQGAEAIQKAVKAAGVKRYIFIGGAGTLQIDGHQIVDGPNFPAEYKPGATAVRDYFNTLKQEKELDWLFFSPAIEMHQGITTGRTGKYRLGKTSPVFNEEGRSILSVEDLAIVIADELENNAHHQEQFTAAY
- a CDS encoding type IX secretion system plug protein, coding for MQKILIPVLFFISTLAFAQNANTFTNENKIYLPNIKTVLCYNSNKEQSIPVIMLNSSETITFSFDDLLAGTQNYWYTVEHCNAEWQPSQISSIDYLGSFNDDRILNYRYSSNTTRKYTHYEISLPNTQIQPKIGGNYVLKVYLDGDKNKPVISQRFYVLDSQVAVAAEVTNSLQVENRNYKQKINFTINHTFPIQNPYQDLKAVVMQNFNPNTSQLNTKPSFVRPNQLVYNDLNTNDFWGDNEFRKFDTRSLRYKADNVKDIYRDNESVNVMLFQDASRAVGAFANQYDENGNFFIRNTDGRDDKTESEYMGVLFTLNAPAPSANGDTYVVGRFNNYTMSNENKLLYDANRKQFYGNVLLKQGLYDYEYAWFNKDTKVMETRFFEGAFFQTENSYQIFVYYRRPGARWDTLIGFTNLSNKVTDRR
- a CDS encoding Rrf2 family transcriptional regulator is translated as MSSSRFPVSLHILTLLNEAKGTMVSSEYLAGSININPVLVRKEIINLRKHGFVESKEGKGGGSFLARAAADINLGEVYRAVRNNNVLGQSKNEPNPKCPIGRQINQHLDSLYSDAENALIENLSKQTLADFASKFK
- a CDS encoding ABC-F family ATP-binding cassette domain-containing protein, which translates into the protein MISINNLTFLIGSRALYDDANWHIKPGDRAGLIGANGTGKSTLLKIIVGEYAPSSGTVSMSKDLKIGYLNQDLLSYESHHSILHVAMEAFERQNQLHDEIEELLKKIETDYSEEVLFKLSDKQQEFEALDGYNIEYRANEILAGLGFSTADQLRPLNTFSGGWRMRVMLAKILLQTPDILLLDEPTNHMDLPSIKWLENYLMGFEGAIVIVSHDRYFLDKIVNRTVESRKGKLNVYAGNYSFYVEEKALRGEIQKGEFKNQQAKIKQEERLIERFKAKASKAKMAQSRMKALDKMERVDDVDDDNPTVNFAFKFSKPSGRHVVRIEHATKSYPNVHILDDAEGVIEKGDKIALIGANGKGKSTLLRMIAGAEKFEGFCETGHNVTTTFFAQHQLESLHLSNSILEELQAFAPKHSDTELRSILGCFLFTGDDVFKKIKVLSGGEKSRVALAKSLTTDSNFLILDEPTNHLDIQSVNILIQALQQFEGTFIAVSHDRYFLDNVANKIWFIEGEKIKQYPGTYAEYEEWNSKRIIPVAKPIPVKMPEKQKEAPKPVTPNTANQLKKLNDELQKTEKQIAELEQNVKNIEAELADENVYGKADKLAETNKRYLAVKADLDQNQTKWETLAAEIMELEG